In Juglans regia cultivar Chandler chromosome 5, Walnut 2.0, whole genome shotgun sequence, the following are encoded in one genomic region:
- the LOC109001082 gene encoding protein argonaute 5 encodes MSRRGGRQPESRRNQPSPASSSSQQGGGRGRGGGGGSGGGQGRGGGGRGRGAPSPTSSIPVNPPPPTPPKAADYPVAPSPSVHIASASSSSSSSAPPPDSIAISAAAPSSEVMERLTLQAPAPPTSSKAICCPKRPGYGTAGRKTVVRANHFLVEVADRNLYHYDVSITPEVTSKKINRDVMRQLIELYGESHLGRRRPAYDGRKSLYVAGPFPFESKEFVVKLAENDDRAARAAPSGSARKERQFRVAIKLASNSDLHHLREFLRGRQLDVPQETIQVLDVVLREAPSQRYTVVGRSFFAPELGRKGDLGDGLEYWRGYYQSLRPTQMGLSLNIDVSARAFYESILVTEFVAKHFNFNFSRHLSDQDRLKIKKALRGIRVELTHTEYTKRYKVTGVSAQPTSQLMFTLDDKKTKKSVVQYFREKYNIGLQHVSLPALQAGSDAKPIYLPMELCKIVAGQRYSKRLNEKQVTNLLRATCQRPHEREGSIREMVNRNNFSGNALVNEEFGMKVKDELAVLDARVLPSPMIRYHDTGREPREQPRMGQWNMMNKKMINGGKVDFWTCVSFSSRVHRDVPYGFCDQLINMCSSKGMVFNPEPLVPIRSAQSGQIERALMDIHKQCVEQFKKIGVANKQLQLLIIILPDIKGSYGKIKRICETELGIVSQCCQPRQASKPNNNQYLENVSLKINVKVGGRNSVLHDAIQRNIPLLTDRPTIVFGADVTHPQPGEDSSPSIAAVVASMDWPEVTRYRGIFSSQAHREEIIHDLYKSVQDPQRGLVHGGMIRELLIAFRRSTGHKPHRIIFYRDGVSEGQFSQVLLYEIDAIRKACLSLEEGYLPPITFVVVQKRHHTRLFPMNHNSRDQTDRSGNILPGTVVDTKICHPTEFDFYLNSHAGIQGTSRPTHYHVLYDENRFTADALQMLTNNLCYTYARCTRSVSIVPPAYYAHLAAFRARYYIEGETSDSGSTSGSESRSMEFRPLPLIKDNVKDVMFYC; translated from the exons ATGTCACGCCGAGGTGGCAGGCAGCCCGAATCTCGCCGGAACCAACCATCTCCGGCGTCTTCATCGTCTCAGCAAGGCGGTGGAAGAGGCAGAGGCGGTGGTGGTGGCAGTGGAGGAGGTCAGggtagaggaggaggagggagagGCCGTGGTGCTCCTTCGCCGACTTCTTCAATACCGGTCAATCCACCTCCGCCTACGCCTCCAAAGGCGGCTGATTATCCTGTTGCACCTTCACCGTCGGTTCATATTGCGTCGGCTTCTTCTTCGTCATCGAGTTCGGCTCCGCCACCGGACTCAATTGCGATCTCGGCGGCTGCTCCGAGCAGTGAAGTCATGGAGCGGCTAACATTGCAGGCTCCGGCGCCGCCGACTTCTTCGAAGGCCATATGCTGTCCGAAGAGGCCGGGATACGGTACCGCCGGTAGAAAAACCGTCGTCCGAGCAAATCATTTTCTGGTGGAAGTGGCAGACAGGAATCTCTACCATTACGAC GTGTCAATAACGCCCGAAGTTACATCTAAGAAAATCAACAGGGATGTAATGAGGCAATTGATTGAGTTGTATGGTGAGTCACATTTGGGAAGGCGAAGGCCCGCTTATGATGGCAGGAAGAGCCTATATGTGGCAGGTCCGTTTCCATTTGAATCCAAGGAATTTGTTGTCAAGTTAGCTGAAAATGATGATCGAGCTGCCCGAGCTGCCCCATCCGGTTCAGCGAG GAAAGAAAGACAATTTAGGGTGGCAATTAAGTTGGCTTCTAATTCCGACCTTCATCATTTGCGGGAGTTTTTACGTGGTAGGCAGCTGGATGTTCCGCAAGAGACAATACAAGTTCTTGATGTGGTCCTTAGAGAGGCACCATCCCAGAG GTATACTGTTGTCGGGAGGTCCTTTTTTGCTCCAGAATTAGGCCGGAAAGGTGATCTGGGTGATGGCCTTGAATATTGGAGAGGCTACTATCAGAGTCTTCGGCCAACCCAGATGGGGCTTTCTCTCAATATTG ATGTGTCTGCCCGAGCTTTCTACGAATCAATTCTCGTGACAGAGTTTGTGgcaaaacattttaatttcaatttttcaaggcATCTGTCTGATCAGGATCGTCTGAAG ATTAAaaaagcgcttagaggaattagggtAGAACTTACTCATACGGAGTATACCAAAAGATACAAAGTGACTGGGGTATCAGCGCAACCAACTAGCCAGTTAAT gTTTACTCTGGAtgacaagaaaacaaagaagtCGGTTGTTCAATATTTTCGTGAGAAATATAATATTGGGCTTCAGCATGTGTCGTTGCCTGCCCTTCAAGCTGGGAGCGATGCAAAACCTATTTATTTGCCCATGGAG CTTTGTAAGATTGTTGCTGGACAGAGGTACTCTAAGAgattaaatgaaaaacaagTAACTAACCTGTTAAGAGCAACTTGCCAACGGCCTCATGAAAGGGAAGGTAGTATCAGGGAG ATGGTTAATCGAAATAATTTTAGTGGGAACGCGCTTGTAAACGAGGAATTTGGTATGAAAGTAAAAGATGAACTGGCAGTGCTTGATGCTCGAGTTTTGCCATCTCCAATG ATTAGATACCATGATACTGGTAGAGAGCCAAGGGAACAGCCCAGGATGGGGCAGTGGAACATGATGAACAAG AAAATGATCAATGGTGGTAAAGTGGACTTCTGGACATGTGTGAGCTTCTCTTCACGAGTGCACAGGGATGTGCCTTACGGTTTCTGTGACCAATTGATCAATATGTGCAGCAGCAAAGGAATG GTTTTCAACCCAGAGCCCTTGGTTCCCATACGTTCAGCTCAATCTGGTCAAATTGAGAGGGCTCTCATGGATATTCACAAACAATGTGTggaacaatttaaaaaaattggtgtGGCAAATAAGCAACTCCAACTGTTGATAATTATTTTGCCTGATATCAAGGGGTCGTATG GGAAAATTAAACGAATTTGTGAAACTGAACTCGGAATAGTTTCTCAGTGCTGTCAGCCCAGGCAGGCATCGAAGCCCAACAATAATCAGTATCTTGAGAATGTATCCCTCAAGATTAATGTGAAG GTTGGGGGACGTAACAGTGTGCTACATGATGCTATTCAAAGAAACATTCCTCTCTTGACAGACCGTCCTACAATTGTATTTGGTGCGGATGTGACGCATCCACAACCAGGGGAGGATTCTAGTCCTTCAATAGCAGCG GTAGTGGCTTCCATGGATTGGCCAGAGGTTACTAGGTATAGAGGAATTTTCTCTTCGCAAGCTCACCGTGAAGAAATTATACATGATCTCTATAAATCAGTACAAGATCCTCAAAGGGGTTTAGTTCATGGAGGAATGATTCG AGAACTACTTATTGCATTCAGAAGATCAACTGGACATAAACCCCACAGGATTATATTTTACAG GGATGGCGTAAGTGAAGGGCAGTTCAGTCAAGTTCTGCTTTATGAGATTGATGCAATAAGAAAG GCCTGTCTCTCTCTAGAGGAGGGATATCTACCTCCAATTACCTTTGTTGTAGTGCAGAAAAGACATCATACACGCCTTTTCCCTATGAATCATAATAGTCGTGATCAGACGGACAGGAGTGGCAACATTCTTCCAG GTACTGTTGTTGATACCAAGATTTGTCATCCGACAGAATTTGACTTTTACCTTAACAGCCATGCCGGAATTCAG GGAACTAGTAGGCCCACTCATTACCATGTCTTGTATGATGAGAATCGATTCACTGCAGATGCCTTACAAATGCTAACAAACAATTTATGTTACAC GTATGCAAGGTGCACTCGATCTGTTTCCATAG TTCCTCCTGCATATTATGCCCACTTGGCAGCTTTTCGGGCACGCTATTACATCGAGGGCGAGACATCAGACAGTGGTTCTACAAGTGGGAGTGAGAGCAGATCAATGGAGTTCCGGCCCCTTCCTCTAATCAAGGATAACGTGAAAGATGTTATGTTTTATTGCTAA
- the LOC109001083 gene encoding aspartic proteinase-like protein 2 isoform X1, translating to MAASVPAGILIAAALFPAALVMCGFPAALKLERAFPTGQRVELSQLRARDMARHGRMLQSSSNGVVDFLVEGTYDPYIVGLYFTKVHLGNPPREFYVQIDTGSDVLWVSCSSCNGCPETSGLQIQLDFFDPRSSSTASLISCSDQRCSLGVQSSDAICSSQNNQCAYTFQYGDGSGTSGYYVSDFLHFDVILRGSVTTNSSAPIVFGCSTSQTGDLTKSDRAVDGIFGFGQQAMSVISQLSSQGVSPKVFSHCLRGDDAGGGILVFGEILEPNIVYSPLVPSQPHYNLNLQSIAVNGQILPIDPAVFATSSNQGTIIDSGTTLAYLAEEAYNPFVSAITNVVSQSLHPVLPKGNQCYLITSSVTDIFPQVSLNFAGGASLILRPQDYLLQQNSIGNSAVWCIGLQKVQGRGITILGDLVLKDKIFVYDLTGQRIGWANYDCSMSVNIEATMSAERSEYVNAGQLSDSSSVQSEPYKELVMSVIALLMHISLVVLFL from the exons ATGGCGGCCAGTGTTCCCGCGGGGATTCTGATCGCGGCGGCACTGTTCCCGGCTGCTTTGGTGATGTGCGGTTTTCCCGCGGCGCTGAAGCTGGAGAGAGCCTTTCCTACTGGCCAACGAGTCGAATTGAGTCAACTCAGGGCACGGGACATGGCCAGGCATGGAAGAATGTTGCAGTCCTCTTCTAATGGCGTCGTCGATTTTCTGGTCGAGGGTACTTACGATCCGTACATCGTTGG GCTTTATTTTACAAAAGTGCATTTGGGTAATCCTCCAAGAGAATTCTATGTGCAGATTGATACGGGTAGTGATGTTCTGTGGGTCAGTTGTAGCTCCTGCAATGGTTGCCCTGAAACGAGTGGACTCCAA ATTCAGCTCGACTTCTTTGATCCTAGGAGCTCATCAACAGCTTCATTGATCTCTTGTTCAGACCAAAGATGCAGTCTTGGAGTTCAATCTTCAGATGCCATCTGTTCTAGTCAGAACAATCAGTGCGCATACACATTCCAGTATGGAGATGGCAGTGGGACATCCGGCTATTATGTATCAGACTTTTTGCATTTCGATGTAATTCTTAGGGGTTCTGTAACCACAAACTCTTCGGCTCCCATTGTCTTCGG GTGTAGCACCTCGCAGACAGGAGACTTGACAAAGTCAGATAGAGCAGTTGATGGAATTTTTGGGTTTGGACAACAGGCCATGTCTGTCATCTCACAACTTTCTTCACAGGGAGTGTCACCAAAAGTATTCTCCCACTGCTTGAGAGGAGATGATGCTGGTGGAGGTATATTGGTGTTCGGGGAAATCTTGGAGCCCAATATAGTTTACAGTCCACTTGTCCCATCGCA GCCTCATTATAATTTGAATCTGCAAAGCATTGCTGTCAATGGCCAAATATTACCAATTGATCCAGCAGTATTTGCAACATCAAGCAACCAAGGAACCATAATTGATTCCGGGACAACTTTGGCTTACCTTGCAGAAGAAGCTTACAATCCTTTTGTCAGTGCT ATAACAAATGTTGTTTCACAATCTCTGCATCCTGTTCTTCCCAAGGGAAACCAATGTTATTTAATTACCTCCAG TGTCACCGATATATTCCCTCAAGTTAGTTTAAACTTTGCTGGTGGTGCATCCTTGATACTAAGACCTCAGGACTATCTCTTGCAGCAAAATTCAATC GGTAACTCTGCAGTGTGGTGCATTGGATTACAGAAAGTACAGGGCCGAGGGATAACAATTTTAGGAG ACCTTGTCCtaaaagacaaaatatttgtttatgatttGACTGGTCAACGGATTGGATGGGCTAACTACGACT GTTCAATGTCTGTTAATATTGAAGCAACAATGAGTGCTGAGAGAAGTGAATATGTCAATGCTGGGCAGCTAAGTGATAGCAGTTCAGTGCAGAGTGAGCCTTACAAGGAGCTAGTAATGAGCGTAATTGCTTTACTAATGCACATATCACTCGTCGTCTTGTTTTTGTAG
- the LOC109001083 gene encoding aspartic proteinase-like protein 2 isoform X2 — translation MAASVPAGILIAAALFPAALVMCGFPAALKLERAFPTGQRVELSQLRARDMARHGRMLQSSSNGVVDFLVEGTYDPYIVGLYFTKVHLGNPPREFYVQIDTGSDVLWVSCSSCNGCPETSGLQIQLDFFDPRSSSTASLISCSDQRCSLGVQSSDAICSSQNNQCAYTFQYGDGSGTSGYYVSDFLHFDVILRGSVTTNSSAPIVFGCSTSQTGDLTKSDRAVDGIFGFGQQAMSVISQLSSQGVSPKVFSHCLRGDDAGGGILVFGEILEPNIVYSPLVPSQPHYNLNLQSIAVNGQILPIDPAVFATSSNQGTIIDSGTTLAYLAEEAYNPFVSAITNVVSQSLHPVLPKGNQCYLITSSVTDIFPQVSLNFAGGASLILRPQDYLLQQNSIGNSAVWCIGLQKVQGRGITILGGMKTDQIFCFNRLLWLSNLIGIPCPKRQNICL, via the exons ATGGCGGCCAGTGTTCCCGCGGGGATTCTGATCGCGGCGGCACTGTTCCCGGCTGCTTTGGTGATGTGCGGTTTTCCCGCGGCGCTGAAGCTGGAGAGAGCCTTTCCTACTGGCCAACGAGTCGAATTGAGTCAACTCAGGGCACGGGACATGGCCAGGCATGGAAGAATGTTGCAGTCCTCTTCTAATGGCGTCGTCGATTTTCTGGTCGAGGGTACTTACGATCCGTACATCGTTGG GCTTTATTTTACAAAAGTGCATTTGGGTAATCCTCCAAGAGAATTCTATGTGCAGATTGATACGGGTAGTGATGTTCTGTGGGTCAGTTGTAGCTCCTGCAATGGTTGCCCTGAAACGAGTGGACTCCAA ATTCAGCTCGACTTCTTTGATCCTAGGAGCTCATCAACAGCTTCATTGATCTCTTGTTCAGACCAAAGATGCAGTCTTGGAGTTCAATCTTCAGATGCCATCTGTTCTAGTCAGAACAATCAGTGCGCATACACATTCCAGTATGGAGATGGCAGTGGGACATCCGGCTATTATGTATCAGACTTTTTGCATTTCGATGTAATTCTTAGGGGTTCTGTAACCACAAACTCTTCGGCTCCCATTGTCTTCGG GTGTAGCACCTCGCAGACAGGAGACTTGACAAAGTCAGATAGAGCAGTTGATGGAATTTTTGGGTTTGGACAACAGGCCATGTCTGTCATCTCACAACTTTCTTCACAGGGAGTGTCACCAAAAGTATTCTCCCACTGCTTGAGAGGAGATGATGCTGGTGGAGGTATATTGGTGTTCGGGGAAATCTTGGAGCCCAATATAGTTTACAGTCCACTTGTCCCATCGCA GCCTCATTATAATTTGAATCTGCAAAGCATTGCTGTCAATGGCCAAATATTACCAATTGATCCAGCAGTATTTGCAACATCAAGCAACCAAGGAACCATAATTGATTCCGGGACAACTTTGGCTTACCTTGCAGAAGAAGCTTACAATCCTTTTGTCAGTGCT ATAACAAATGTTGTTTCACAATCTCTGCATCCTGTTCTTCCCAAGGGAAACCAATGTTATTTAATTACCTCCAG TGTCACCGATATATTCCCTCAAGTTAGTTTAAACTTTGCTGGTGGTGCATCCTTGATACTAAGACCTCAGGACTATCTCTTGCAGCAAAATTCAATC GGTAACTCTGCAGTGTGGTGCATTGGATTACAGAAAGTACAGGGCCGAGGGATAACAATTTTAGGAGGTATGAAGACTGACCAGATATTTTGCTTTAATCGATTACTTTGGCTGAGCAACTTAATTGGAAT ACCTTGTCCtaaaagacaaaatatttgtttatga